A DNA window from Salvelinus namaycush isolate Seneca chromosome 30, SaNama_1.0, whole genome shotgun sequence contains the following coding sequences:
- the LOC120025121 gene encoding cAMP-regulated phosphoprotein 19-A-like, translating to MSEEIEGTKTTEETVVNDQNEMDDKVISPEKVEEAKLKARYPNLGHKPGGSDLLRKRLTKGQKYFDSGDYNMAKAKVKNKQLPAATSEKSGGGEITGDHIPTPQDLPQRKPSLVASKLAG from the exons ATGTCGGAGGAAATTGAGGGGACAAAGACGACGGAGGAGACGGTGGTGAATGACCAGAAT gagatggacGACAAGGTGATCAGTCCAGAGAAGGTTGAGGAGGCCAAGTTGAAGGCTCGCTACCCAAACCTGGGGCACAAACCTGGAGGCTCCGACCTGCTACGCAAACGCCTGACCAAGGGG CAAAAGTATTTTGACTCTGGGGACTACAACATGGCCAAGGCCAAGGTGAAGAACAAGCAGCTTCCTGCAGCCACGTCAGAGAAGAGCGGAGGAGGAGAGATCACAGGAGACCATATCCCTACACCTCAGGACCTGCCGCAGAGGAAACCTTCCCTGGTGGCCAGCAAACTGGCCGGCTGA
- the fam214a gene encoding protein FAM214A: MTLANMKPERDVVVEEFFEYDAEDFLVFLTLLITEGRTPECSVKGRTEGLHCPPAKSALPPLHRHECSDKLPQCVQARRVRSEVCVLWRNSIPIMVEVMLLPDCCYGDESPPSDPISDPAIKQDALLLERWTLQPVPRQSGDRFIEEKTLLLAVRSYVFFSQLSAWLSASHGIVPRNILYRISAADEECVCQFSQPPAEHLFPVPNVSQSVALRLRVQSLPRQPTYPTLACSIHTVLTLAPLYSKTPSLKPNLSPNLYSKTPSLNPGLNPNLYSKTPSLNPGLNPNPPLYERSHNSKESHNRASLPFSGLPFPSPPSLVLPSKRGPDPTDSHSHSSQNGSDLLRVNKGQTSSPYHLPLSPRPSPRPHRKLSSTLPLPPGGKTVRWLYALTSDPSDDITHTTEDYGKAVNGAESTKGRGSEALRAFKTYSLAEPPRCPSPRPSSETNPLIGSLLQERQEVIARIAQRLNFCDPTAPHLPPALFTPDTHTKTPVRGSYLDNTTLSKTKEPEGAPPTEDTPPSPFDTPIGDAAAIIRETLSPKPVACRRLRLPEDRDGETRRDRDRVRETLRDLETQRGREALRDRQRERDSSLLSHAVQDITRLIQDRLSVPSLSPTHSRSSSPLHKPHTHSTHTLCTDTHTTHRGGYSHSSGHCNGYTPSHDTHTLSHTPASTDRAGVPPETDGPIRAQNGCSSLEDPQVSPRLQILSRSSPLVIPRPLPQPQSSPLLSPKSPRAKTSKSLHPTRPQEEPRPSSPKDNILRTIQTLTVTQTTTLTQTTAQTLTTKLTHTQTTALIQNHMKPLTQSHNQTQTESRTPPSRTQGSPRTQPSSLQDENQAPPGSKSSSPPSPATSPPGTEPNTVLRSPSPLRPCNSWRKHNRHSLDSTLTKAFHPCTGLPLLSSPVPQRRTQTGYFDLDSSLTSCKGLPWTAGKRVCVKRVEESEEPQPLFSASAPPASLSLLGNFEECVLNYRLEPLGSVEGFTAEVGASGTFCPSHMTFPVDVSFYSVSDDNAPSPYMGVINLETLGKRGYRVPPSGTIQVTLFNPNKTVVKMFVVVYDLRAMPAGHQTFLRQRTFSVPVRRDSTHLHSHKHGSPDNTHTHGSSRKALSLGQERILRYLIHLRFQTSRSGKVYLHRDIRLLFSRKSMEVDSGAAYELKSYTESPADPAFSPRC; this comes from the exons ACGTGGTGGTGGAGGAGTTCTTTGAGTACGATGCTGAGGACTTCCTGGTGTTCCTGACCCTGTTGATCACTGAGGGACGGACCCCAGAATGTTCTGTGAAGGGTCGCACAGAGGGGCTGCACTGCCCCCCTGCAAAGTCcgccctgccgcccctacacagGCACGAGTGCAGCGACAAACTGCCACAG TGTGTGCAGGCGCGGCGTGTGCGCtcggaggtgtgtgtgttgtggaggAACAGTATTCCCATCATGGTGGAGGTGATGCTGCTGCCAGACTGTTGCTATGGAGACGAGAGTCCCCCTAGTGACCCCATCAGTGACCCAGCGATCAAACAAGACGCTCTGCTACTGGAGCGATGGACTCTGCAGCCTGTACCACgaca gaGCGGTGATAGGTTTATAGAGGAGAAGACTCTGCTGTTGGCTGTTCGTTCCTACGTCTTCTTCTCCCAGCTCAGTGCCTGGCTCAGTGCTTCTCACGGCATTGTACCCCGAAACATCCTGTAtag GATCAGTGCAGCAGATGAGGAGTGTGTCTGTCAGTTCTCCCAGCCCCCAGCGGAGCACCTGTTCCCTGTCCCTAACGTGTCCCAGAGTGTTGCCCTGAGGCTCAGGGTCCAGTCACTCCCCCGTCAGCCCACCTACCCCACCCTGGCCTGTAGCATACACACCGTCTTGACCCTGGCCCCACTCTACAGCAAGACCCCCAGCCTTAAGCCCAACCTCAGCCCTAACCTCTACAGCAAGACACCTAGCCTTAACCCAGGCCTGAACCCTAACCTCTACAGCAAGACACCTAGCCTTAACCCAGGCCTGAACCCTAACCCGCCTCTGTACGAGAGGAGCCACAACTCTAAAGAGAGCCACAACAGAGCGTCTCTGCCTTTCTCTGGCCTCCCCTTCCCCAGTCCTCCCAGTCTCGTTCTGCCCAGTAAGAGAGGCCCGGACCCCACAGACAGCCATAGTCATTCTAGCCAGAATGGATCAGACCTCCTCCGGGTCAATAAGGGGCAGACATCATCCCCCTaccacctccccctctccccccggCCCTCCCCCCGCCCCCACAGGAAGCTGTCCTCCACCCTGCCCCTCCCCCCCGGGGGAAAGACTGTCAGGTGGCTCTATGCCCTCACCTCAGACCCCTCCGATGACATCACACACACCACCGAGGATTATGGGAAGGCCGTCAACGGGGCCGAGAGCACCAAGGGACGTGGCTCCGAAGCCCTCCGGGCCTTTAAGACTTATTCTTTGGCAGAGCCCCCGCGGTGCCCCTCCCCCAGACCCTCCTCTGAGACCAATCCTCTGATTGGCTCGCTGCTCCAGGAGAGACAGGAAGTCATCGCCCGCATCGCTCAGCGCCTCAACTTCTGTGACCCGACCGCCCCCCATCTCCCCCCTGCCCTCTTCACCCCCGACACCCACACCAAGACCCCTGTCCGGGGCAGTTACCTTGACAACACCACGCTCAGCAAGACCAAAGAGCCAGAGGGAGCTCCGCCTACTGAGGACACCCCGCCCTCCCCTTTCGACACGCCTATTGGCGACGCAGCGGCTATTATCAGGGAGACGCTGTCTCCGAAGCCTGTTGCCTGCCGCAGACTGAGACTCCCAgaggacagagatggagagacacggagagacagagacagagtcagGGAGACACTGAGAGACCTGGAGACACAAAGAGGCAGAGAGGCATTGAGAGaccgacagcgagagagagacagtagtctCTTGTCCCATGCTGTTCAGGACATTACCAGACTGATTCAGGACAGACTGtctgtcccctctctgtccccaACACACAGCCGCAGCAGCAGCCCGCTACACAAACCAcatacacacagcacacacacgctgtgcaccgacacacacaccacacacagaggcGGCTACAGTCATAGCAGTGGCCACTGCAACGGCTACACACCCAGccatgacacacacactctctcacacacacctgctagcacagacagagctggtgttccTCCAGAGACAGACGGTCCAATCAGAGCCCAGAACGGCTGTTCATCACTTGAAGACCCTCAGGTCAGCCCCCGACTCCAAATCCTGTCCCGGTCTTCTCCTCTAGTCATCCCACGGCCtctaccccagccccagtcctctcCACTACTCAGCCCCAAGAGTCCCAGGGCCAAGACCTCAAAGAGTTTACACCCCACCCGCCCCCAAGAGGAGCCCAGACCCTCCTCACCTAAAGACAACATTCTGAGGACCATCCAGACCCTAACAGTGACCCAGACCACCACCCTGACCCAGACCACTGCACAGACCTTGACCACCAAGCTCACCCACACCCAGACCACTGCTCTCATCCAGAACCACATGAAACCTCTGACTCAGTCTCACAACCAGACCCAGACAGAGTCTCGAACTCCGCCCTCACGGACTCAGGGCAGCCCTCGAACCCAGCCCTCTAGTCTCCAGGATGAGAACCAGGCCCCCCCAGGTTCCAAGTCCTCCAGCCCCCCCAGTCCTGCTACCTCACCCCCTGGCACAGAGCCCAACACTGTCCTG CGTTCTCCCTCGCCCCTGAGACCGTGTAACAGTTGGAGGAAACACAACCGTCACTCTCTGGACTCCACCCTCACCAAGGCCTTCCACCCCTGTACCGGCCTGCCCCTGCTCTCCAGCcct gTTCCTCAGAGGAGAACTCAGACTGGTTACTTTGACCTGGACTCTTCTCTGACCAGCTGTAAAGGACTGCCTTGGACCGCAGGGAAGAG AGTGTGTGTGAAGAGAGTGGAGGAGTCAGAGGAACCTCAGCCGCTGTTCAGTGCCAGCGCTCCACCTGCCAGCCTCAGTCTACTGGGCAACTTTGAG gagtgTGTGTTGAACTACCGCCTGGAGCCGTTGGGGTCGGTGGAGGGTTTCACGGCCGAGGTGGGTGCTTCCGGAACCTTCTGCCCCAGTCACATGACCTTCCCCGTCGACGTCTCCTTCTACAGCGTCTCTGACGACAACGCACCCTCGCCATACATG GGAGTCATCAACCTGGAGACTCTGGGTAAACGGGGCTACCGCGTCCCTCCATCAGGAACCATTCAAGTG aCCTTATTTAACCCCAATAAGACGGTGGTGAAGATGTTTGTGGTGGTGTATGACCTGAGAGCCATGCCTGCCGGCCACCAGACCTTCCTCCGTCAGAGGACCTTTTCTGTCCCCGTTCGACGGGACAGCACACACttacactcacacaaacacggcagcccagacaacacacacacacacggcagcaGCAGGAAAGCCCTCTCCCTCGGCCAGGAACGCATCCTGCGCTACCTCATTCACCTGAG GTTCCAGACCTCTAGGTCAGGTAAAGTGTACCTCCACAGGGATATCAGACTGCTGTTCAGTAGGAAGTCTATGGAGGTAGACAGTGGAGCGGCCTACGAACTCAAGTCCTACACAGAGTCCCCAGCTGACCCAGCCTTCTCCCCGcgctgctga